Proteins co-encoded in one Malus sylvestris chromosome 9, drMalSylv7.2, whole genome shotgun sequence genomic window:
- the LOC126583939 gene encoding probable complex I intermediate-associated protein 30 isoform X3, whose amino-acid sequence MENGVASSWVLFNGKFVEREMSRFRGMLQASLNATKKALTWNVEDLVPPTERFIFNFNSKDELKKWHLYSDSEYGGLSSASLEVPDNENGPTGIFSGNLSLDFIEGAKLKINRSGFCGMRSKKFDGYIDLDPYDTIALKVKGDGRCYISTVTIFVYDQAMRGVGMQDSSCSVSTNMERKCYRCRNGNEPFARCWHVSISQCRRRSPRC is encoded by the exons ATGGAAAATGGGGTTGCAAGTTCATGGGTTTTGTTTAATGG GAAGTTTGTGGAAAGAGAAATGTCCAGGTTTCGAGGAATGTTGCAAGCTTCCCTAAATGCAACCAAGAAAG CACTTACATGGAATGTTGAAGACCTGGTGCCTCCAACTGAgagatttattttcaatttcaattcgAAGGATGAGCTCAAGAAGTGGCATCTATATTCTGACTCTGAATACGGAG GGTTGTCCTCAGCATCTTTAGAAGTTCCAGATAATGAAAATGGGCCCACTG gaatttTCTCGGGTAACCTTTCGTTGGATTTCATTGAGGGTGCAAAGCTGAAGATAAACAGGAGTGGCTTTTGTGGAATGCGTTCCAAAAAG TTTGATGGCTACATTGATTTGGACCCGTATGATACCATAGCACTGAAAGTTAAAGGAGATGGAAGATGCTACATTTCCACGGTGACTATTTTTGTTTATGATCAAGCAATGAGAGGAGTTGGAATGCAAG ATTCCTCTTGCTCTGTATCTACCAACATGGAGAGGAAATGTTATCGATGCAGAAATGGAAATGAACCCTTCGCGCGTTGTTGGCATGTCTCTATCAGTCAATGCAGAAGGCGGTCTCCCAGGTGCTAG
- the LOC126583939 gene encoding probable complex I intermediate-associated protein 30 isoform X2, which yields MSRFRGMLQASLNATKKALTWNVEDLVPPTERFIFNFNSKDELKKWHLYSDSEYGGLSSASLEVPDNENGPTGIFSGNLSLDFIEGAKLKINRSGFCGMRSKKFDGYIDLDPYDTIALKVKGDGRCYISTIYTENWVNSPGQEEDNSWQAFVFVPKDNWYIAKIPLALYLPTWRGNVIDAEMEMNPSRVVGMSLSVNAEGGLPGARTGAGDFKLEIDWIKALRT from the exons ATGTCCAGGTTTCGAGGAATGTTGCAAGCTTCCCTAAATGCAACCAAGAAAG CACTTACATGGAATGTTGAAGACCTGGTGCCTCCAACTGAgagatttattttcaatttcaattcgAAGGATGAGCTCAAGAAGTGGCATCTATATTCTGACTCTGAATACGGAG GGTTGTCCTCAGCATCTTTAGAAGTTCCAGATAATGAAAATGGGCCCACTG gaatttTCTCGGGTAACCTTTCGTTGGATTTCATTGAGGGTGCAAAGCTGAAGATAAACAGGAGTGGCTTTTGTGGAATGCGTTCCAAAAAG TTTGATGGCTACATTGATTTGGACCCGTATGATACCATAGCACTGAAAGTTAAAGGAGATGGAAGATGCTACATTTCCACG ATCTATACAGAAAATTGGGTAAATTCACCTGGTCAAGAAGAAGATAATTCGTGGCAGGCTTTTGTTTTTGTACCGAAAGATAACTGGTACATTGCAAAG ATTCCTCTTGCTCTGTATCTACCAACATGGAGAGGAAATGTTATCGATGCAGAAATGGAAATGAACCCTTCGCGCGTTGTTGGCATGTCTCTATCAGTCAATGCAGAAGGCGGTCTCCCAGGTGCTAGAACTGGAGCGGGTGATTTCAAGCTCGAAATTGATTGGATCAAGGCTTTACGAACATAA
- the LOC126583939 gene encoding probable complex I intermediate-associated protein 30 isoform X1 has protein sequence MENGVASSWVLFNGKFVEREMSRFRGMLQASLNATKKALTWNVEDLVPPTERFIFNFNSKDELKKWHLYSDSEYGGLSSASLEVPDNENGPTGIFSGNLSLDFIEGAKLKINRSGFCGMRSKKFDGYIDLDPYDTIALKVKGDGRCYISTIYTENWVNSPGQEEDNSWQAFVFVPKDNWYIAKIPLALYLPTWRGNVIDAEMEMNPSRVVGMSLSVNAEGGLPGARTGAGDFKLEIDWIKALRT, from the exons ATGGAAAATGGGGTTGCAAGTTCATGGGTTTTGTTTAATGG GAAGTTTGTGGAAAGAGAAATGTCCAGGTTTCGAGGAATGTTGCAAGCTTCCCTAAATGCAACCAAGAAAG CACTTACATGGAATGTTGAAGACCTGGTGCCTCCAACTGAgagatttattttcaatttcaattcgAAGGATGAGCTCAAGAAGTGGCATCTATATTCTGACTCTGAATACGGAG GGTTGTCCTCAGCATCTTTAGAAGTTCCAGATAATGAAAATGGGCCCACTG gaatttTCTCGGGTAACCTTTCGTTGGATTTCATTGAGGGTGCAAAGCTGAAGATAAACAGGAGTGGCTTTTGTGGAATGCGTTCCAAAAAG TTTGATGGCTACATTGATTTGGACCCGTATGATACCATAGCACTGAAAGTTAAAGGAGATGGAAGATGCTACATTTCCACG ATCTATACAGAAAATTGGGTAAATTCACCTGGTCAAGAAGAAGATAATTCGTGGCAGGCTTTTGTTTTTGTACCGAAAGATAACTGGTACATTGCAAAG ATTCCTCTTGCTCTGTATCTACCAACATGGAGAGGAAATGTTATCGATGCAGAAATGGAAATGAACCCTTCGCGCGTTGTTGGCATGTCTCTATCAGTCAATGCAGAAGGCGGTCTCCCAGGTGCTAGAACTGGAGCGGGTGATTTCAAGCTCGAAATTGATTGGATCAAGGCTTTACGAACATAA